ACGCTATGTCagactgtgttcattcaattgaaatttctagtatagtTAGGCAGTCTTACCTCCAGTGACTGTAACTGTAAGAGTATCGGACGATGTGAGACCGCAATTGTCAGTGGCTGTTGCTGTTACAGATGTCACTCCAGCTGGAAAGGTTGCACAAACCTGATTTCCTTGAGGGGCGAATTGAATTAATCCACTGTTGTATCTTACATTAGGAGTTCCTGAATTGTCTGATGCTGTGCATTGGTTGAAACACACTTGTGTGTTAGCTTGTCCACACTGAACTTGGGAACTGACATCTTGTCCGCAGAAAATACTCGGCGGGACCTGGTCACCTGTAATGAAATATATTGCGTTTTGAAAAGTTACTTGAGAACTGACATCTTGTCCGCAGAAAACATTCGACGGGACAGTTTCACCCGTTATGAATAATTATATTGTTGTCGGTCAGGCTTGATCATCTTTACTTTCAACAAAAGACATGTTAAAACACATGAATGCTGAATGCGGGATTTGTTGTATTACGTATTTGACCCATTTTTTCTCGGCCATATCGTTATATCATTTTATTGTTAAaactttaaaaagaagaaaattcgCTGCACAGGCTAATTAACTGGACTTATCGAGTCAAGCGtgaccttgtttatttttttttgcaaattgccTTTGTTTTCGTTGCCAAATGTCATTATTCACTTTTTGacgaatgaaaatgaaaataaatgggcTACTTAAACGATGTTCGAATTATACAACTGATGAATTGACGAGCATCTTTTTTGTTGGGGGTGGGGTAGGAGTAGGGGCAGCTTACCTCCAGTGACGGTAACTGTAAGAGTATCAGACGATGTGAGACCGCAATTGTCAGTGGCTGTTGCTGTTACAGATGTCACTCCAGCTGGAAAGGTTGCACAAACCTGATTTCCTTGAGGGGCGAATTGAATTAATCCACTGTTGTATCTTACATTAGGAGTTCCTGAATTGTCTGATGCTGTGCATTGGTTGAAACACACTTGTGTGTTAGCTTGTCCACATTGAACTTGGGAACTGACATCTTGTCCGCAGAAAATACTTGGCGGGACCTGGTCACCTGTATAGTGTGTAATGATAGATTGTCATGTTTTATCGGTCACCTATATTTCAGATTAAAAAAACAAGGTGtgttatttttacaaaatttggaTTTCCTTCAAAACAAAGAGATCAAAATTTGCAGCTTTCGTGCAAATTGAAGAAGTTTCGCAAGTGTTTCCATATTTTAATTGTCTGTATGAAACAGAATAGAAACACAGgtttgcaaaaataaataaaaaagaagtaAACATAATGTATGTTTAAGGTCGTTCCCAGATGTTTGAAATGTCGAATAGTGATCCAACAGACATGACAGAAGACAATGATTAATTATAGCTACACGTAGCATAAAATCTTTGCTACAAATGCGTAATACTTGTTGTAagtgatttgtttttattatgtttTGGCTCCTTTCGTTGTTGAATTGTATAATTCACTTCTTAATGCTCAGACAAGTTTGGGAGAGGGAGAGAGGCTGCTTACCTCCAGTGACTGTAACTGTTAGAGTATCAGTCGATGTGAGACCGCAATTGTCAGTGGCTGTTGCTGTTACAGATGTCACTCCAGCTGGATATGTTGCACATATTTGATTTCCTTGAGGAGTGAATTGAATCAATCCACTGTTGTATCTTACATTAGGAGTTCCTGAATTGTCTGATGCTGTGCATTGGTTGAAACACACTTGTGTGTTAGCTTGTCCACATTGAACTTGGGAACTGACATCTTGTCCGCAGAAAATACTTGGCGGGACCTGGTCACCTGTATAGTGTGTAATGATAGATTGTCATGTTTTATCGGTCACCtatatttcaaattaaaaaacaaaggtgttaattttacaaaaatttagaTTTGTTTCAAAACAAGCAAAGAGATCAAAAGTTGCACCTTTGGTGCAAATTGAAGAAGTGTCGCAAGTCTTTCCTAAATTTTCTGTATGAAACAGAATAGAAACACAGGTTGGCAAAAAAATTAACACATACGCTGTACGTTATTTGTTTTCATTATGTTTTTGGCTCATTTCGTTGTTGAATTGTATAATTCACTTCTTAATGATCAGACAAGTGTCTTGTTTGGGAGAGGGAGGAGAGGCTGCTTACCTCCAGTGACTGTAACTGTTAGAGTATCAGTCGATGTGAGACCGCAATTGTCAGTGGCTGTTGCTGTTACAGATGTCACTCCAGCTGGATATGTTGCACATATTTGATTTCCTTGAGGGGCGAATTGAATCAATCCACTGTTGTATCTCACATTTGGAGTTCCTGAATTATCTGTTGCTGTGCATTGGTTGAAACACACTTGTGTGTTAGCTTGTCCACATTGAACTTGGGAGCTGACATCTTGTCCGCAAAAATACTCGGCGGATTCTGGTCACCTGTAAAGTGTGTAATGATTGATAGTTATGTTTTTCGGTCACCTATATTTCAGATTTGAAAACATTGTGTggtatttttacaaaatttggaTTTACTTCAAAACAAAGAGATCGTGCAAATTGAAGAAGTTTCGCAAGTGTTTCCATATTTTCATTGTCTGTATGAAACAGAATAGAAACACAggtttgcaaaaaataaataaaaaagaagtaAACATAATGTATGATTAAGGTCGTTCCCAGATGTTTGAAATGTCGAATAGTGATCCAACAGAAGACAATGATTAATTGCAGCTACACGTAACATAAATTCTTTGCTACAAAATAATGCTTAgtactatttttatttttaaaacgcaCATACGCTGTATGTGATTTGTTTTCATTATGTTTTTGGCTCATTTCGTTGTTGAATTGTATAATTCACTTCTTAAAGTTGTTGAATTGTATAATTCACTTCTTAGTGGTCTTAAAGTGTCTCTCTGTTTGGGAGAGGGAGGAGAGGCTGCTTACCTCCAGTGACTGTAACTGTTAGAGTATCAGACGATGTGAGACCGCAATTGTCAGTGGCTGTCGCTGTCACAGATGTCACTCCAGCTGGATATGTTGCACATATTTGATTTCCTTGAGGAGTGAATTGAATCAATCCACTGTTGTATCTCACATTTGGAGTTCCTAAATTATCTGTTGCTGTGCATTGGTTGAAACACACTTGTGTGTTAGCTTGTCCACACTGAACTTGGGAACTGACATCTTGTCCGCAGAAAATACTCGGCGGGACCTGGTCACCTGTATAGTGTGTAATGATAAATTGTTATGTTTTTTTGGTCACCAATATTTCAGATTAAAAAACGAAGGtgttaattttacaaaatttggATTTGCTTCAAAACAAGCAAAGAGATCAAAAGTTGCACCTTTCGTGCAAATTGAAGAAGTTTCACAAGTGTTTCCATATTTTAGTTGTCTGTATGAAACAGAATAGAAACACAGGttggcaataaataaataaaaacaaagttaACATAATGTATGTTTAAAATCGTTCCCAGATTTTTTAAATGTCGAATAATGATCCAATAGAAGACAATGATTAATTTCAACTACACGTAGAATAAATTCTTTGCTACAAATGCTTAGTACTATTTTTAGTTTTTAAACCCATATGGGCTGTatgtgatttgtttttattaatatgTTTTTGGCTCCTTTTGTTCTTGGATTGTATAAATTCACTTCTTAATGATCAGACAAGTGTCTTGTTTGGGAGAGGGAGGAGAGGCTACTCACCTCCAGTGACTGTAACTGTAAGAGTATCAGACGATGTGAGACCGCAATTGTCAGTGGCTGTTGCTGTTACAGATGTCACTCCAGCTGGATATGTTGCACATATTTGATTTCCTTGAGGAGTGAATTGAATCAATCCACTGTTGTATCTCACATTTGGAGTTCCTAAATTATCTGTTGCTGTGCATTGGTTGAAACATACTTGTGTGTTAGCTTGTCCACACTGAACTTGGGAACTGACATCTTGTCCGCAGAAAATACTCGGCGGGACCTGGTCACCTGTATAGTGTGTAATGATAAAATGTTATGTTGTTTCGGTCACCTATATTTCAGATAAAAAAACAAGGGtgttaattttacaaaatttggATTTGCTTAAAAACAAGCAAAGAGATTAAAAGTTGCACCTTTCGTGCAAATTGAAGAAGTTTCGCAAGTGTTTCCATATTTTAGTTGTCTGTATAAAACAGAATAGAAACACCGgttggcaaaaaataaataaaaaagaagttAACATAATGTATGTTTCAAGTCATTTCCAGATTTTTGAAATGTCGAATAATGATCCAAAAGAAGACAGTGATTAATTTCAACTTCACGTAGTATAAATTCGTTGCTACAAATGCATACAAACGCATGCGCTGTAcgtgatttgtttttattaatatgTTTTTGGCTCCTTTCGTTGTTGAATTGTATAAATTCACTTCTTATTGATCAGACAAGTGTCTTGTTTGGGAGAGGGAGGAGAGGCTGCTCACCTCCAGTGACTGTAACTGTTAGAGTATCAGTCGATGTGAGACCGCAATTGTCAGTGGCTGTTGCTGTTACAGATGTCACTCCAGCTGGATATGTTGCACATATTTGATTTCCTTGAGGAGTGAATTGAATCAATCGACTGTTGTATCTCACATTTGGAGTTCCTGAATTATCTGTTGCTGTGCATTGGTTGAAACACACTTGTGTGTTAGCTTGTCCACATTGAACTTGGGAGCTGACATCTTGTCCGCAGAAAATACTCGGCGGATTTTGGTCACCTGTAAAGTGTTAAATGATTGATTGTTATGTTTTTCGGTCACCTATATTTCAGATTTGAAAACATGGTGTggtatttttacaaaatttggaTTTACTTCAAAACAAAGAGATCGTGCAAATTGAAGAAGTTTCGCAAGTGTTTTCATATTTTCATTGTCTGTATGAAACAGAATAGAAACACAggtttgcaaaaaataaataaaaaagaagtaAACATAATGTATGTTTAAGGTATTCCCAGATGTTTGAAATGTCGAATAGTGATCCAACAGAAGACaatgattcatcatcatcatcagtcggctgcggagcaggcgactacaagctttctccaactaatgcgatcttgggcaagtgaaacaattttgtttggctgcagcatcccttcagtatctcccaggaggtgctggacatactgtaagtacagtgtgcgcggccgtcccggtttcctcttcccatgtggtgggatataaagcgcatattctttcacaggctctcCATCTGCAAGACGCAGTATAtagccgagaaatttgagttgatgaatcttgactctagcaaccagtggagtggggttggtcaggttgtagatggtttcatttggaatccgatccacacgtttgatgtttaacatgattctgtagcaagatgttgcaaatgcattgatcttgttttccatgtccttggtaattacccatgactcgcacccgtacagaaagacagtaacacacgttgtctgaacaGACAATGATTAATTGCAGCTACACGTAACATAAATTCTTTGCTACAAATGCTTAgtactatttttatttttaaaacgcaCATACGCTGCACGTGATTTGTTTTCATTATGTTTTTGGCTCCTTTCGTTGTTGAATTGTATAATTCACTTCTTAATGATCAGACAAGTGTCTTGTTTGGGAGAGGGAGGAGAGGCTGCTTACCTCCAGTGACTGTAACTGTTAGAGTATCAGTCGATGTGAGACCGCAATTGTCAGTGGCTGTTGCTGTTACAGATGTCACTCCAGCTGGATATGTTGCACATATTTGATTTCCTTGAGGGGCGAATTGAATCAATCCACTGTTGTATCTCACATTTGGAGTTCCTGAATTATCTGTTGCTGTGCATTGGTTGAAACACACTTGTGTGTTAGCTTGTCCACATTGAACTTGGGAGCTGACATCTTGTCCGCAAAAAATACTCGGCGGATTCTGGTCACCTGTAAAGTGTGTAATGATTGATAGTTATGTTTTTCGGTCACCTATATTTCAGATTTGAAAACATGGTGTggtatttttacaaaatttggaTTTACTTCAAAACAAAAAGATCGTGCAAATTGAAGAAGTTTCGGAAGTGTTTTCATATTTTCATTGTCTGTATGAAACAGAATAGAAACACAggtttgcaaaaaataaataaaaaagaagtaAACAT
The Amphiura filiformis chromosome 3, Afil_fr2py, whole genome shotgun sequence DNA segment above includes these coding regions:
- the LOC140147098 gene encoding hyalin-like; the protein is MGDQVPPSIFCGQDVSSQVQCGQANTQVCFNQCTATDNLGTPNVRYNSGLIQFTPQGNQICATYPAGVTSVTATATDNCGLTSSDTLTVTVTGGDQVPPSIFCGQDVSSQVQCGQANTQVCFNQCTATDNLGTPNVRYNSGLIQFTPQGNQICATYPAGVTSVTATATDNCGLTSSDTLTVTVTGGDQVPPSIFCGQDVSSQVQCGQANTQVCFNQCTATDNLGTPNVRYNSGLIQFTPQGNQICATYPAGVTSVTATATDNCGLTSSDTLTVTVTGGDQVPPSIFCGQDVSSQVQCGQANTQVCFNQCTASDNSGTPNVRYNSGLIQFTPQGNQICATYPAGVTSVTATATDNCGLTSTDTLTVTVTGGDQVPPSIFCGQDVSSQVQCGQANTQVCFNQCTASDNSGTPNVRYNSGLIQFAPQGNQVCATFPAGVTSVTATATDNCGLTSSDTLTVTVTGGDQVPPSIFCGQDVSSQVQCGQANTQVCFNQCTASDNSGTPNVRYNSGLIQFAPQGNQVCATFPAGVTSVTATATDNCGLTSSDTLTVTVTGGSYTNIIIAGDQIPPSVSCGNDISSICECEHTDARVCFQPCSATDNSGITPTVRYNSGLIQFTPEGNQVCATFPIGSSTITATSTDNCGLTSSDTFTVSVAGGDTIPPNIFCQDVRDEAPCGQGGQANTRVCFTPCSVTDNSGTPTVRYNSGFITLTPQGNQVCGTFPSGVTTVTGTATDNCELTSTDTFTVTVVEVAGNPCANHNCQNGGQCTAYPGSCSQYFCQCPPCYYGRFCENRE